Genomic segment of Mercurialis annua linkage group LG6, ddMerAnnu1.2, whole genome shotgun sequence:
ATAAGAGAACCTGGGCCCACCTGCACTAcacaagaaataaagaagaaacaTGCATGCATGAATCCTCCTCTTAACTTTTCTCGGTAATATAATATTTCTGTTGGAAACACAACTTCAAATTAATGTAGTGGTTAATATTAGATATTTAGAATTTTGTTTACTTTTTCAATGTGAGAAGTTGAAGAATCACTTAgtctttttaaattatacatcTAAATTCAGTAATTGACACACAGTATAGTATCCTTCGTTAATCTCTACAGCAATCCATAGTCTAAGAACACCTGATCTGAGAGAGCAgcacattttttataaaaatggatCAAAATCATGTGAAACAAGCAAATCATGCAGTAACCGGCGAAAAAGAGCCATGGTTTTTCTACGTAAGCGAAAGTCAAGAATCTGCATGCAGTGTCTTTCACCTGGCTCTTCAAATCGCCAATCAATCTGTATCAGATAAGAATAGAACGACTGCTGTAGCTTCCTTGATGTCTCTGGTTCATCCCGGTTTCAAGAAAATTCTTTTGAGGAGCCTTGAGAGTTTAGGAATTGCTCCTAGAGAGCTCTTACTGCCGTCAAATATTTCAATGATTGTTGGTATGTCACTCGAGTTCGAACCGAAGTTCAAGTGGCCAACTATTCTTCTTTGCTTTATTTGTTGCGTGATACTATTGTTCAAAAGCTTCAACGAAGATCGATTCTACCAGGAATTTATGGGAAATCGAATAAACGCTATTAAAATTATTGCTGGTATACCTGATCAGGATTCAGTAGTAACCAACCCGTTCAACTTCACCACAGCTAGAACCATACATACTCAGCTTGGTGCTTTTTCTCATTTCAAAGGCGAGGTTATTCGTTACCTATTAGCCGAATCTGAGAATTCCACAACGCTTGGTTACCTTGCCAAGTACTTGGTGACCATTCTGGCTTGGTCTGATATGAACTATTTTACGCTTATTTTTGAGAAACTGCTCTTTACCAGATCATGCGTAGTTGAAGATTTCCGCATCAAGCATGAGGTTACGAATCTCTATATTTTATATAAGGATATTATCAAAGCTAAACATCCGCAATTTTTCCGGTACATGGAAGGACTGAATCAGCAAAGTCTTTGGGAAAGGGAAAAGTTTCAGATCTTGTATGCTGTGGCACTAAAGATCAAGACAGAGGAACAGAATTGTGAGATTACTAATAATAATATCCAAGTGGAAGAGGAGAATGAACTTGTTACTGAATTATACAATCAACATGTTGCTGCTGCTAATGCTGTGGAGAAATGTATTGAAGTTGTTGACTCTAATAGTATATGATTCTAGTTGTTCATCTAGGTCTTTTTGCTTTTAATTTTGATGATATGGCTGAGCAATTTAATGGGGGCTCTACCAAGCTTTTTCTATCtgctattataaaaaaacattaaaaaaattgtcactTTTGCACTAGCATacttttttatagaatttttttctactttgtttttaagttttaatttgtacatatttttttaaaacaatcttatattttgaaaaacaaaaattcatCTGATTAAACATTCAGTTTCCTCAACTTGAAAGGCTTGTTGATAAGGTAGCAGAAGCAGAATTCGACTCAtgaaaaaaaagagtaaaaagtGGCGTAATGCTATTTTTATAATTCTGCTAAAGTTGGAGGTGTATGATTTAGGCAATTCCTGGGCCTAAATTTATTGTAAGCGGGCCACTGACTGATATTTTTTActttgaggaaattacaccatttaccaaaaaaaaaaaaaaaattataaaactatatgttgatttttttcatttacaaaatcttaataatatttacaaaagtacaaaaaaataaaaaaaaatatcaaaaatacggtgtatactgtgggtataatatcagtatactaataaactaacattatatcaacattatactaAAACTATACCgatattatacatactgagattttattaatattaaatgaaaatttaccaaaattacatcaaaccGTACACTACTGTACAGCAggcaatttgcgacggactattccgtcgcaaactatgcaaaatccgtcgcaaatagcactttgcgacggatttgcgacggaatctgtccgtcgcaaattgtcTGGTCGCTAAATTTTTAGCGACCAAGGGGTCGCAAGCCATATCCAACAAACCGTCGTCAATTTCGTctcccaaaaaatgaaaagggagacgaatttggcgacggataatTAAGTTTGCGACGGAATATATTCCGTCGCAAACTTTATTTTACTGTGCGACAgggattttgcgacggattggaTCCGTCGCAAATTATAAACTCTGCGACGGagcaattccgtcgcaaatctcATTCATTTGCGACGGCTTGGATCCGTCGCAAATTACAAACTCTGCGACGGATccaatccgtcgcaaatcacaAACAATTTGCGCGGAAAATTTCCgttttctcgtccgtttccctGTTTTATTAACGACGATTATAACCAGTAAAATCTACTATTTACAATTCTTAATAAAACTCAACTTCAGGAAAAGAACGCtttcatataaaaacatattatattttacataacgcaacaaaatgtataaagcaaaaaaatagaaaatgtataaagtgacaaaatacaaaatgtcagAAACGCAAACATGACACTATAAAGTCggagtgtcgtcatcgtctgaAGGACCTTAGGGTGGAGGTGGGCGATACTGCGGAGGAAGAGTCTGCATCATCTTTGCCATCTCAGCCTGAATAATCTCGGCCATCCTCTCATTGGCTCTCGCCTGCTGCGCACGGAGATCCTCCACCTCAGTGGTAATCTGGCGCAGTCCGTCCTGGATCCCCGCCCGCACACGCCGCTCGATCTCCTCCTCAGTTCGCTGTGACTGTGTGGACCTGGTCCTCGCCCTACTAGACGTCGTCGTATCCACGTACGCACTAGTCGCTGAACCCAACCCGTAAACACGACGCTTCTTGTTAACGCCCTCGATATCCAGAAACAGCTGGGTCTCGTCGACTTCTGCTGTGCTAGAAGAACCCCCATCGGTCGGCGGCTGCGATGCAGCAGCAAGTCTCTGAGCAATTGCATCCtacaaaaagatagaaaaacaTATCACATAACGGTTAAAAACGTATAACATATGAAATGTAAGTATAATTTCTAacgaaaattcggcagcatttcctctataatttgattaacacccatttttcagggatatcCTGCAAACATATACATTTCATATACAACCCACCGGCTGTTAACACACCTAATCTAGTATTTACAATTTacattaaaacacattttacactaatttaatctaacactCGAGTAAAGTAAAACAACTACTAAAATTATATAGGTTCATGACTTACACTCATGTTCTGGGCCCTCTTGTCTACCATGACACCCTTATCAGCTTTCGTGGAGTGCATCCGAGTATACAGCTCCGTTGCGGTAGGCTTGCGGCCGAGCTCTTCAgcctaaaagaaaaataaacaatttgttagttcatcagaaaatctgaaaataaaatatagttgtaaataaaaaagaattctagAAACAAACCAACACATCCATATGTCGGATGGCGGAACGGGATCCCCCTGTATGGCGTACTGGTCCGGAACCAGCTCCAGCAGGCTCGCTCATCCTATTAGCGCGAGCTACATCGGACTTCTTCTTCTTATCTTCTGACGCCCAGACGGCCTTCCAGGAATCCCAGATAACTTGGCTGATCGAGGTATGTTTTTCGTCCTTCTCTCTCATCCTATGAATAACGTCCTTATATCGGTTTGCAGCATGCGCCATGAATACACTTTTGATGACGTCGTCGCTGTAATCCGCCGTATCCCACCAGTATTCCTTCTGCAAAACATAAACGCCAAGTTTGAGTTAGTAATTTTGCGTTAGTCTAcattcaaactttaaaattaacaatttattaccTTAAATTCCTCCCAATAGAAATCTGTCTGCTCTGCAGTCAGAAACCTCCAGGCTCGCCCATTCTCGAACCAGCACTTTCTAAAGATCTCCCGCATAGACCGGGAGATTGGTCCAGAGTGCAACAGCCTCTCCCTGCGAGGTTACAGCAAACTTTTACTTTCTATAGTAAAACGATAATGTGAACAAGTgcttaaaagaaaagaaaagagaataaGAAAAgcatgaaaaagaaaacaaagaaaataaacaaaggCAATCAAAGATTGAAAAGTTCACAAGTGCGGAAAATTTCGAGCTAGATCGAAAGTTAGTAGTGTTTTATAAGTAAGTTTTCAAGTCAAGTTGTAGCCATATTTATCCATTTTTTTACCTACCCCTAACccttagccaagttacaacccttaacaagtccatatgatagttgttgattaccgaactaagtagtggagtccgggactaagagcaagcctatggtgaatttGCATATGTATTGAGCTTTACTTTCGCACCCGAAACACTTGAGTGTTAGAGTGATCCCTTGTGAGGAATGATGCCCTTACTTGATGCTTATGAACATAGTGCCATGATTTGCTAATTTTGATTAACCAATGTGTTGCATTTCCCGTAGATGATGGTAAGCTCGAGATTGTTTGACATAATGCCATATCATTAGTAGTCTCATTGTCATCGGGAtatgtcattataattgcattcgTCATTTGTTTGCATCGCTTTTGGTTGATGATATTAGACGATTGCATTTGTAACTTCATTGATTGGGAATTCGTTGTTGACATTTGTTCATAATTGCCAAGGTTGTTGATTGTGTTAGTagtaagattcatttcttgcttgaggacaagcaagggtttagtgtgaggaggtttgataggagtagaatactcCTAGTATTTAGATAGTTTTCGCATCGCTTTATTGCGTTTTGACATGTGTTTTTAGGTGTTTCGATACCTTATTATGTGTGTTGGCGTTTCAGGTGATTTGGAGTGTTTGCGGAACTATTTGGGCTAAAAAGAGTgaagaattaaagaaatatcAAAGTCGGAAGCTAAAGCAAAGAGTGAAAGAGAAATCAAGTTTTTTAAAGCATGTCTTGGAAGAGAAGTTCATGAGCGAAAGAGAAGCTGAGAAGCAAAAGAAACATGTGTAATTTAACACatgtctcgaccaagacatggtgcttctcgaccaagacatgaagGACCATTTTGCACGAAGGGTCATCAaaggagcttctcgatcgagaagctcaacTTAAATGagcttctcgaccaagacatgagGAAAAAAGCTGAAGACGAAATTTGTTTGAAGAAAGAGCTTTAAGTGGCCCACTTCCCTTTTTAGCCCAACATCTCTTGTACTAGGGtgtttttatttccctttttatcCAGACTATATAAGACACTTTATATTTTAGGTCAAGAATCATTCACTTTTGTAGACAACAATTGGGATCAATCAATTTTTTCCCTTTTTGCTCTCTATTTTGGATAGAATCTTCatagttcttggtgttcttcatttaatttccagattttgctatattgggaaacttattaaatacaagtattttaattcaagcttcattatcttgttcatgtgtTTTAAGTTCAATTATTACTCCAAGGTATTTATTCTTTACTCTATGCCCAATCTTTACTATTGCTTAATTAGTTATGTCATGAtgatgattagtagctaaaccccttgtttgggggttgttatgattgccatgattgattagataggtgattagggtgagggtttatgggtgatgttggttgttgtgcttcttgagcttaatGCTTAGAATAGGTTGGCCTCTTATTCTTTGCTATGTGGTTTAATTAGGAGAACGAGAGTTAACTAATTAGACTATACCTAGGGGAGTACATGCTTTAGACCTAGATGCATTAGCATGATCTAGGGCTATTTTGGTTGT
This window contains:
- the LOC126687776 gene encoding uncharacterized protein LOC126687776 yields the protein MNLTTNTINNLGNYEQMSTTNSQSMKLQMQSSNIINQKRCKQMTNAIIMTYPDDNETTNDMALCQTISSLPSSTGNATHWLIKISKSWHYVHKHQVRASFLTRDHSNTQVFRVRKERLLHSGPISRSMREIFRKCWFENGRAWRFLTAEQTDFYWEEFKKEYWWDTADYSDDVIKSVFMAHAANRYKDVIHRMREKDEKHTSISQVIWDSWKAVWASEDKKKKSDVARANRMSEPAGAGSGPVRHTGGSRSAIRHMDVLAEELGRKPTATELYTRMHSTKADKGVMVDKRAQNMSDAIAQRLAAASQPPTDGGSSSTAEVDETQLFLDIEGVNKKRRVYGLGSATSAYVDTTTSSRARTRSTQSQRTEEEIERRVRAGIQDGLRQITTEVEDLRAQQARANERMAEIIQAEMAKMMQTLPPQYRPPPP